In the genome of Luteitalea pratensis, the window CGACCAGGTCCGCGCCGAGGCCAGCGGCGGCCACGCGCGGTCGGTGATCGCCGGTTATCACTGGTTCACCGACTGGGGACGCGACACGATGATCTCCCTCGAAGGGCTGACGCTGTGCACCGGCCGCGTGGACGAGGCACGCGATATCCTGCGTACGTTCGCCTACCACGTGCGTGACGGCCTGATTCCGAACATGTTCCCAGAGGGTGGGCAGGAAGGGCTGTACCACACCGCCGATGCGACCCTCTGGTTCTTCCACGCCGTCGATCGGTACCACCGGTACACGCACGACGACCTGCTGCTGCGTGAACTCCTGCCGACGCTGCGGCGGATCGTGGACGCGCATCGCGAGGGCACGCGCTTCGGGATCGGCGTGGACCCGGCCGATGGCCTGCTGCGGCAGGGCGCGGAGGGCTACCAGCTCACGTGGATGGATGCCAAGGTCGACGGATGGGTGGTCACGCCGCGTCGCGGCAAGGCGGTCGAGATCAACGCGCTCTGGTACAACGCCGTGTCATTGCTCGCGGGATGGCTCCGGGGCGGCGACCATGACGCCGACGCGGACGGCCTCGCCGAGTACGCCGCGCAGGTCCGGGCGACGTTCAACGCGCGCTTCTGGAACGACGGCAGCGGCTGCCTGTTCGACGTCGTGGACGGCGAATCAGGAGACGACCCGGCCTGCCGCCCGAACCAGGTCTTCGCCATGAGCCTTCGGCATCCCGTGCTCGAGCCCCAGCACTGGGACGCCGTCCTCGAGACGGTCCGTCGCGAACTGCTGACGCCCGTGGGCCTGAGGTCACTCTCGCCTGCGCATCCCGACTACAAGCGACAGTACTTCGGCGACTTGCGTACGCGCGACGCGGCGTATCACCAGGGGACCGTGTGGAGCTGGCTGATCGGCCCCTTCATCGATGCGTGGCTGGCGCGCCATCCGGACGACGCGGAGGGTGCCCGCCGCTTCGTCGCGCCGGCGCTGGCCCACCTCGATCAGGGCTGCGTGGGATCGGTGAGCGAAGTGTTCGACGCCGAAGCACCGTACGCGCCGCGCGGGTGCATCGCCCAGGCGTGGGGCGTGGCCGAGTGGCTGCGCGCGTGGGACCGGACGGCTACTCCTCCGCGTCCGTCGCGGTGATCGGCTCGGCGTGCCACAGGCCGTATCGCCGCAGCTTGTTGTAGAGGGTCGGGCGGTGGATGCCGAGCATCGCCGCGGCGGCCCGCTTGTTGCCGCGCGTGCGCTCGAGCGTCTGCACGATTGCCAGTCGCTCGATCTCCTCCAGGGACTGCCCGATCGGCATCGACCCGTGGCGCGACACCGTCATCGGGTGACGCACCGTATCCGGCAGGTCGTCGAGGCGGATGTCGGAGCCGATGCACAGGATGACCGCGCGCTCGATCACGTGTTCGAGCTCGCGCACGTTGCCCGGCCATGGATGCCGCTCGAGTGCTCGCAGCGCCTGCGGTTCGATCCCGCTCACGTGCCGGCGATGCCGTTCGGCGAACTGCCCGATGAACCGCACCACCAGCAACGCAAGGTCGCCCTCGCGCTCGCGGAGCGGAGGCAGATCGATCACGATCGTGTTGAGGCGGAAGAAGAGGTCCTCGCGCAAGGCGCCGCTCCTCACCGCCTCGTCGGGATCGACGTTGGTCGCGCAGAGCACGCGCACATCCGCCCGCTGGCTCGTGGTGCTGCCGACCGGCCTGAACTCGCGCTCCTGCAACACCCGCAGCAGCTTCACCTGCAGCGCCAGGGGCATTTCCGCGATCTCGTCGAACAGGACCGTGCCGCCCTGGGCGATCTCGAGCAGACCCTTCTTGTCGGCCATCGCGCCGGTGAAGGCGCCGCGCCGATGACCGAACAGCTCGGATTCGAGCAGTTCGGCGGGAATGGCTGCGCAATTCAATCGGATGAAGGGATGCGAGCCACGCAAGCTGTGCTCGTGCACCGCCGAGGCCATCAGTTCCTTGCCGGTGCCGTTCTCCCCGACGATGAGCACGTTGGCATCGGTCGGCGCCGCCGCCCGCGCCAGGCGAAATGCGTCACGCATGCCTGCCGACCGTGAGACCAGCGAGCCGAAGGTCTCGGCGCCAGGCTCGAGTTCAGCTCGGCTCGCCTCGTCCACCGACGCGGCACGCCGCGCCAGAGCGCGACGCAAGTGCTCTATCAACGACCCGGGGTCGACCGGTTTCTCCAGCAGCGTGAACGCACCCTCGCCAAGGATCTCGACCGCAAGCGACACCGTCGCATGCCTGGTGACAACCAGCACGGGGGCGTGGCCCAGGTCGTCATGGCAACGACGCAACCAGTCGAGTCCGGACTCGTCTGGCAGGACCAGCTCGAGTAGCACCGCGTGAGGACGCCACAACCGCAACTGGATCTCCCCGCCGGCGCCCTCTCGCACCAGTCGCAAGGCGTACCCCTGCGCTTCAAGGGCCGCCACCACGACGTCGTCTTCGGGTAGCTCCGGGTCGACCACGAGCACCCGTGTGAGCGGTCGCGTCACGATGGATCGTGCCTCGTCACGGACGCCGACCCCGCAGACCCACAAGGGGATGCCGCGCCGCAACAGGGGCCGTCCCGATACGTCGGGGTTCCACGGCGCACGCCCGCCGTTTCGCGGTCAGCCGATATCGCTCGTCCACGACGATCGCTCTTGCAAGCGATGTACCGCGCCGCAACGCACGACAGCAGGTGGTTTGCCGGGCTGTACGCGTCTCCGACACCGCGTTGTCTATTGCGACGACTGCACGGGACTGCGGCAGGAGGTCCGCATCCCGCCCGGGCCGCGAACGACTCACGACCGGCTGACGGTTCTTCAAGGGAATCATCGAACCCATGGCGGCTCCAGCGGCCGGCGATGCACGGAACGTCAGTTGCAGAGCGGCCGGTGGTCATCGAACCGCTCGTGCCATGCCCACAGGAGCCCTTGCATGCTGACGCATCGTCATGTCGTCGTGATTGGCCTGTCCATCAGTTCGTCGTGGGGCAATGGCCACGCAACGACGTACCGGAGCCTCCTGGGTGCGCTGGCGCGGCGTGGGCATGACGTCCTGTTCCTCGAGCGCGACGTGCCGTGGTACGCGGCGCACCGCGACCTCCGCGACTGGGACAGCGTGCGCGTCGCGTTCTACGACTCGCTCGACGACCTCGGACGCCAGTATCGTTCCGCGATCCAGGCAGCCGATGTCGTCATCGTCGGGTCATTCGTGCCGGAAGGTGCGGCGGTGCTGGACTGGGTGCGCCGCAATGCGAACGGAGTGCTGATGTTCTACGACATCGACACGCCGACCACGCTGTCGCGGCTCGAGGCGGACCAGTCGTGCGAGTACGTCCGTCGTGACCAGCTCGGGCTGGTCGACACGGTGCTGTCCTTCGCCGCCGGTACCGCGCTCGATCGACTGACGTCTCTCGGGGCACGCCGCGCGCACGCGCTCTGCTGCTCGGTTGACCCCTGTGTGCACCTGCCCGTCAACGAACCGACGCGTTGGGACCTCGGCTACCTGGGGACCTATGCCGCCGATCGGCAGGCGGCGGTCGAGCGGCTCCTGTTGGGCGTGGCGAGGCAACGCGTGACCGGGCGCTTCGCGGTGGCCGGCCCGATGTATCCCGACACTATCGACTGGCCTGCGAACGTCGACCGCGTGGATCACCTGCCGCCGCTCGCACACGCGGCCTTCTTTTGCGGGCAGCGGTTCACGCTCAATCTCACGCGCGCCGACATGCGTCGTCTCGGCCACTCGCCGAGCGTGCGGCTGTTCGAGGCGGCGGCCTGCGGCGCCGCCATCATCAGCGATGCATGGGATGGGCTGGAGGACTTCTTCGAGCCATACGTCGAAATCCTGCCGGCCTCGAGCGCGGCCGACGTCCTGCAGTACCTCGACATCTCAGACGCCGAACGACGCACGATCGGCCAGCGGGCGCGTGACCGCGTGCTCTCGGCCCACACGTCGGAACATCGTGCAGTGGAACTCGAAGCGTACGTCGCCGAGGCAATGGGCCTGCATGACCTGGCGCGCGCACGGATGGCGGCAAGCCCGGAATGATCCCCAGCGACCGGACGCCGGGCTGAGACAGCCCGGCGCGACCAGACACACGTCAACGTGCCTCGGGGCCCACTTCAGGCCTCCAGTTCCTCTTCTTCCTCCTCCTCTTCCTCGTCGTCTTCGTCGTCCTCGTCCTCATCGAGGATCTCGAGGTCGTCCTCGTCGAGTTCGTCCTCGTCGTCGTCCTCGTCGTCCTCGTCGTCCTCGAGGTCATCGTCCTCGTCCAGCTCATCTTCGCCATCGTCGGCCGCCTGCACATGCAGGGCAGCTGGCGAGATATCGACGGAGAGCGGGGCACTCGAATCGGCATATCCCAGGAAATCGAGTGGAATCAGGGGGAGGGTGATGTCGGCCATGGCGTACTCCTCGTGGATGGTGATGGTCGTGCACGGGGCCCATCGGGTTGCGCGCCCGTCTGCGGGACGCCGCTCCACGAGGCCGCTCATCGTGCCCCCCTGCAAGGACGCTGCCCTCCGGCGAGAGCAGCGGAATCGTGCGTCACGTGGCCGGCCCGACATCGCTGGAACCCGCGGATCCCCGCGAGCCTGTCGCGAACACGACACGGCCGGTCACGTGGT includes:
- a CDS encoding amylo-alpha-1,6-glucosidase; the encoded protein is MTTSIHAPDLLSELVPLVRRVPFVAGETPTLEEHGSREWLVTNGLGGYASGTVTGALTRRFHGLLVAALPSPLGRQMLLTHLEERLTFRDGHREWLGLHGTTGQLAQAEAGRYLEEFRLEAGLPVWRYVVNGAVIEKSLLMPHGQNTVHVTYRLLDGARRVRLSLRPIVGFRPHEAPVDRSPVDGYTVSVRGQRIEVAADEQRPALRLVLHAPTGGFSLDDQAIHDVRYLVEERRGYDFAGPLWSPGRFRTDLLQGTPVTVIASAESWDMLSAVNPEGARAMERARRARLLCMARPAVRSGVGAELVLAADQFLMTPISRTHDQVRAEASGGHARSVIAGYHWFTDWGRDTMISLEGLTLCTGRVDEARDILRTFAYHVRDGLIPNMFPEGGQEGLYHTADATLWFFHAVDRYHRYTHDDLLLRELLPTLRRIVDAHREGTRFGIGVDPADGLLRQGAEGYQLTWMDAKVDGWVVTPRRGKAVEINALWYNAVSLLAGWLRGGDHDADADGLAEYAAQVRATFNARFWNDGSGCLFDVVDGESGDDPACRPNQVFAMSLRHPVLEPQHWDAVLETVRRELLTPVGLRSLSPAHPDYKRQYFGDLRTRDAAYHQGTVWSWLIGPFIDAWLARHPDDAEGARRFVAPALAHLDQGCVGSVSEVFDAEAPYAPRGCIAQAWGVAEWLRAWDRTATPPRPSR
- a CDS encoding CgeB family protein, whose amino-acid sequence is MLTHRHVVVIGLSISSSWGNGHATTYRSLLGALARRGHDVLFLERDVPWYAAHRDLRDWDSVRVAFYDSLDDLGRQYRSAIQAADVVIVGSFVPEGAAVLDWVRRNANGVLMFYDIDTPTTLSRLEADQSCEYVRRDQLGLVDTVLSFAAGTALDRLTSLGARRAHALCCSVDPCVHLPVNEPTRWDLGYLGTYAADRQAAVERLLLGVARQRVTGRFAVAGPMYPDTIDWPANVDRVDHLPPLAHAAFFCGQRFTLNLTRADMRRLGHSPSVRLFEAAACGAAIISDAWDGLEDFFEPYVEILPASSAADVLQYLDISDAERRTIGQRARDRVLSAHTSEHRAVELEAYVAEAMGLHDLARARMAASPE
- a CDS encoding sigma-54 dependent transcriptional regulator; this translates as MTRPLTRVLVVDPELPEDDVVVAALEAQGYALRLVREGAGGEIQLRLWRPHAVLLELVLPDESGLDWLRRCHDDLGHAPVLVVTRHATVSLAVEILGEGAFTLLEKPVDPGSLIEHLRRALARRAASVDEASRAELEPGAETFGSLVSRSAGMRDAFRLARAAAPTDANVLIVGENGTGKELMASAVHEHSLRGSHPFIRLNCAAIPAELLESELFGHRRGAFTGAMADKKGLLEIAQGGTVLFDEIAEMPLALQVKLLRVLQEREFRPVGSTTSQRADVRVLCATNVDPDEAVRSGALREDLFFRLNTIVIDLPPLREREGDLALLVVRFIGQFAERHRRHVSGIEPQALRALERHPWPGNVRELEHVIERAVILCIGSDIRLDDLPDTVRHPMTVSRHGSMPIGQSLEEIERLAIVQTLERTRGNKRAAAAMLGIHRPTLYNKLRRYGLWHAEPITATDAEE